In a single window of the Thermoanaerobaculia bacterium genome:
- a CDS encoding pilus assembly PilX N-terminal domain-containing protein → MRRFSAAVRRRRSERGAAFILSVLVMFILTILGLALLFSTTTEFQIAGAEATVNKTFYAADSGIQYAFLQGKHAVYSGTGTTNSCGGSKSQFWCFDLPDLMPGSTTHTLSVQVSPYRLNDFKLDPGSQINVDSTPLYDKGYSLSSVATDSFLKSQKQITVDFVIGPVPLSVEDVGQ, encoded by the coding sequence ATGCGAAGGTTTTCCGCTGCTGTCAGACGTCGCCGCTCCGAGCGCGGTGCCGCGTTCATCCTTTCGGTACTCGTGATGTTCATCCTGACGATCCTGGGCCTCGCCCTCCTCTTTTCGACGACGACGGAATTCCAGATCGCGGGCGCCGAAGCGACCGTCAACAAGACGTTCTACGCCGCCGACTCCGGGATCCAGTATGCGTTCCTCCAGGGGAAACACGCCGTCTACAGCGGCACGGGAACGACCAACAGTTGCGGCGGGTCGAAGTCGCAGTTCTGGTGTTTCGATCTTCCGGATCTGATGCCCGGGAGCACGACGCACACGCTCTCCGTCCAGGTCTCGCCGTATCGTCTCAACGACTTCAAGCTCGACCCCGGGAGCCAGATCAATGTCGACTCGACGCCGCTCTACGACAAGGGATACAGCCTCTCGAGCGTCGCGACGGACTCTTTCCTCAAATCGCAGAAGCAGATCACCGTCGACTTCGT